DNA sequence from the Deinococcus budaensis genome:
CTTGTTCGTGGAGCTGCTCACCAATCTGGTACTCGCGGGCTACGTCGCCTCGGCGCTGCTGAGCCTGTTGCGCGGCGCGGACCTGCACCGCGCCCGGCTTCAGGTCGCGGACGGCATGTTGCTGGCTCTCAACCTCAAGGTCGTGGCGACGCTGCTGCGGACCCTGGAATTGACCTCGTGGAACCAGATCGGTCTGTTCGCGGCCGTCTTCGCGCTGCGGACGGTGCTCAAGCGGGCCGTGACCTGGGAGCGCCAGCAGCTCCAGGCAGATCAGCGGGCGGGCCTGAACCCCCATGGGGGTGCCGAGGCACGGTGAGGTAAGCTTCTTTCCATATGAACGTCATCGGTCAGGTCACCGTTCTCCCCGAGTTGCCCGGCTCAATCGGGCGGCTGTCCGAACTCGCCTACAACCTGTACTGGTCGTGGACGCCGCACGCTCAGGCGCTGTATCAGGCCCTGGACGCCGAAATTTGGGAGCGCTTCCAGCACAATCCGGTTCGCACCCTGCTGGAAGTTCCCCAGGCGCGACTCGACGAGCTTGCCGCCGACGCCGACTATCTGGAGCGCTACCGCCAGGTGCTGGCCGACTTCGACGCCTACCTGAACAAGCAAGACACCTGGGCAAAGCAGAACGCGGCAAAGATGGCGCCGGTCGCCTACTTCAGCATGGAGTACGGCTTTCACGAGTCGTTGCCAATCTACTCGGGCGGCCTGGGCGTGCTGGCGGGCGACCACTGCAAGAGTGCCTCCGACCTGGGGCTGCCCTTCACGGCGGTCGGGATGCTCTTTCACCAGGGGTACTTCCGGCAGCTGCTGAACAAGGATGGCTGGCAGGAGGAAGCCTACGACGAACTTGACCTGACCACCCTGCCCATCCGCCCCGCGCGCACCTCCTCGGGCGACGAGGCCCGCGTGCAGGTCCGCATCGCTGAGCGCGACGTTCATGTGCGGGTCTGGGAACTGGCGGTGGGCCGCATCCGGGTGCTGCTGCTCGACACCAACGTGCCGGAGAACCGCGAAGACGACCGCAAGCTCACCGCCCGGCTCTACGGCGGCAACCAGGAACTGAGATTGCAGCAGTACGCGCTGCTGGGCGTGGCGGGTATCCGGGCGCTGCGGGCACTGAACATCCCGGCGGGCGTCTACCACATGAACGAGGGCCACGCCGCGCTGCTGGGCCTGGAACGGGTGCGCGAGTTCGTCGAGGGCGGCCTGGACTTCCGCGCGGCGGTGGAGGCGGTCGCCAGCTCGACCCTCTTTACCACCCACACCCCGGTGCCCGCCGGAAACGACGCCTTCGCCTACGAGCTGGTGGACCGCTTTCTTGCCAAGTGGCCGGGGCGGTTGCATGTCAGCCGCGACGAGCTGTACGCGCTGGCCCGCCACGACCAGTTCTGGGACGGCCACTGGGTGCCGACCTTTTCCATGACCGTCTTCGCGCTGAACATGAGCCGCGCGGCCAACGGCGTCTCCGAGCTGCACGGTGAAGTCAGCCGCGACATGTGGAAGTTCCTGTACCCGGGGGCCGAGGTCGCAGAAGTGCCCATCGGCCACGTCACCAACGGGGCGCACAACCTCACCTTCACCTCGCAGGCGATGCGCGACCTGCTCTCGACCGTGCTGCCGCAGGGCTGGGAAGAGCGGCTGGAGGACGAGGCGATGTGGCAGGCTGCCGAAGGCCTCAGCGACGCGCAGCTGGCCGACGTGCAGCGCGACATGAAGCGCGGCATGGTTCAGTTCGTGCGCCGCCGGATGCGCGAGCAGAAGATCCGCAACGGGGCCAGCGCCGCTGAGGTGGCCGCCACCGACACGCTGCTCTCGGAAGACGCCCTGACCATCGGCTTTGCCCGCCGCTTTGCCACCTACAAGCGCGCGACCCTGCTCTTTCGCGACCGCGAGCGCCTCAGCCGGATCGTGAACGATCCCCAGCGGCCGGTGCAGTTCGTGTTCGCGGGCAAGGCGCACCCCGCCGATAACCCCGGCAAGGCCTTTATCCAGGAACTCTACCGGATGTCCCAGGAACCCGAGTTCCAGGGCCGAATCGTGATTCTGGAAAACTACGACATGAACGTGGCCCGCTGGCTCGTGCAGGGCGTGGACATCTGGCTGAACAACCCCCGCCGCCCGCTGGAGGCGTCGGGCACCAGCGGCATGAAGGCCAGCTTCAACGGGGCGCCCAACTTCTCGATTCTCGACGGCTGGTGGCGCGAGGGGTACGACACCACCAACGGCTGGCCCATCGGCGAGGAGCGTGAGTACGCTGACCTGAATGTGCAAGACGACGCCGACGCCTACAGCCTGTACTCGACCCTGGAAGAGCAAATCGTGCCGCTGTACTACGGCCAGGCCGACGCCGAGGGCCGGGGCGGCTGGGCGGGGACCGTGCGCCGCGCCATTCAGACGGTCAGCCCGCGCTTTTCCATGCAGCGGCAGGTGATCGACTACGTGCAGGGGTACTACCTGCCCCTCACCACGCGCGGCGCGGCGGTCGCGGCCGGCGGCGGGCAGCGGGCGCGCGAGATCGCGGGGTGGAAAACCTGGGTGCGCCAGCAGTGGCCCCACACCAGCCTGAGCGCCAGCGCCGACCTGCCCACCACCGCCCGCCCCGGCCAGACGGTCGAGGTGCGCGCCAGCGTGAACCCCGCCGGAATCCGCCCCGAGGACCTGCGCGTCGAGGCGGTCCTCAAGCGCGGCGACCACGTGACCCGCGTCCCGCTGGCCCACGCCCAGGGCGGTCAGTACAGCGCCCAGGTGACGCTGCCGGACAGCGGCCTCTACGCGGTCGGCGTGCGGATGCTGCCCGTAATCGACGGCCTGAGCAGCGAGCTGGAGGCGGGCCTGATCAAGTGGGCCTGAGCCTGACGGCAGGAACCTGACCGAACAGACTGGCACCGCTGAGCGAGCCGCCGGGGGAGATCAGGCGCCTTCTCCCCCCGGCGGCTCGCAGGCACACTGGCCAGCTGAACGCGGACCGCCCCCGGCCCCATAATGCCCCCCGTGCGCCGCGCCCTCCCCACCCCTGCCCTGCCTCCGGTCCCGGCGCTGCTGCTCTCGATGCTGAGCATTCAGGGCGGCGCGGCCTTTGCCAAGACGCTGTTTCCCGCCCTGGGCGCGGCAGGCACCACCGCCCTGCGGGTGACCCTGGCCGCCGCGCTGCTCAGCCTGATCTTCCGCCCCCGCCTGCGCGAACTGTCACCGGGCGCCTGGCGGGCCGTCGTGCCCTACGGCGTGGCGCTGGGGCTGATGAATCTCACCTTTTACCTGTCGCTGACGCGGCTGCCGCTGGGCCTGGCCGTCACGCTGGAGTTCGTGGGGCCGCTGGTGCTGGCGCTCGTCCTCTCGCGCCGC
Encoded proteins:
- a CDS encoding DUF1622 domain-containing protein; translation: MLSVLRLFVELLTNLVLAGYVASALLSLLRGADLHRARLQVADGMLLALNLKVVATLLRTLELTSWNQIGLFAAVFALRTVLKRAVTWERQQLQADQRAGLNPHGGAEAR
- the glgP gene encoding alpha-glucan family phosphorylase, encoding MNVIGQVTVLPELPGSIGRLSELAYNLYWSWTPHAQALYQALDAEIWERFQHNPVRTLLEVPQARLDELAADADYLERYRQVLADFDAYLNKQDTWAKQNAAKMAPVAYFSMEYGFHESLPIYSGGLGVLAGDHCKSASDLGLPFTAVGMLFHQGYFRQLLNKDGWQEEAYDELDLTTLPIRPARTSSGDEARVQVRIAERDVHVRVWELAVGRIRVLLLDTNVPENREDDRKLTARLYGGNQELRLQQYALLGVAGIRALRALNIPAGVYHMNEGHAALLGLERVREFVEGGLDFRAAVEAVASSTLFTTHTPVPAGNDAFAYELVDRFLAKWPGRLHVSRDELYALARHDQFWDGHWVPTFSMTVFALNMSRAANGVSELHGEVSRDMWKFLYPGAEVAEVPIGHVTNGAHNLTFTSQAMRDLLSTVLPQGWEERLEDEAMWQAAEGLSDAQLADVQRDMKRGMVQFVRRRMREQKIRNGASAAEVAATDTLLSEDALTIGFARRFATYKRATLLFRDRERLSRIVNDPQRPVQFVFAGKAHPADNPGKAFIQELYRMSQEPEFQGRIVILENYDMNVARWLVQGVDIWLNNPRRPLEASGTSGMKASFNGAPNFSILDGWWREGYDTTNGWPIGEEREYADLNVQDDADAYSLYSTLEEQIVPLYYGQADAEGRGGWAGTVRRAIQTVSPRFSMQRQVIDYVQGYYLPLTTRGAAVAAGGGQRAREIAGWKTWVRQQWPHTSLSASADLPTTARPGQTVEVRASVNPAGIRPEDLRVEAVLKRGDHVTRVPLAHAQGGQYSAQVTLPDSGLYAVGVRMLPVIDGLSSELEAGLIKWA